A genomic region of Homo sapiens chromosome 4, GRCh38.p14 Primary Assembly contains the following coding sequences:
- the PLK4 gene encoding serine/threonine-protein kinase PLK4 isoform 9 (isoform 9 is encoded by transcript variant 9), whose protein sequence is MATCIGEKIEDFKVGNLLGKGSFAGVYRAESIHTGLEVAIKMIDKKAMYKAGMVQRVQNEVKIHCQLKHPSILELYNYFEDSNYVYLVLEMCHNGEMNRYLKNRVKPFSENEARHFMHQIITGMLYLHSHGILHRDLTLSNLLLTRNMNIKIADFGLATQLKMPHEKHYTLCGTPNYISPEIATRSAHGLESDVWSLGCMFYTLLIGRPPFDTDTVKNTLNKVVLADYEMPSFLSIEAKDLIHQLLRRNPADRLSLSSVLDHPFMSRNSSTKSKDLGTVEDSIDSGHATISTAITASSSTSISGSLFDKRRLLIGQPLPNKMTVFPKNKSSTDFSSSGDGNSFYTQWGNQETSNSGRGRVIQDAEERPHSRYLRRAYSSDRSGTSNSQSQAKTYTMERCHSAEMLSVSKRSGGGENEERYSPTDNNANIFNFFKEKTSSSSGSFERPDNNQALSNHLCPGKTPFPFADPTPQTETVQQWFGNLQINAHLRKTTEYDSISPNRDFQGHPDLQKDTSKNAWTDTKVKKNSDASDNAHSVKQQNTMKYMTALHSKPEIIQQECVFGSDPLSEQSKTRGMEPPWGYQNRTLRSITSPLVAHRLKPIRQKTKKAVVSILDSEEVCVELVKEYASQEYVKEVLQISSDGNTKNTGENINMLPGVKIHKTEDFIQVIEKTGKSYTLKSESEVNSLKEEIKMYMDHANEGHRICLALESIISEEERKTRSAPFFPIIIGRKPGSTSSPKALSPPPSVDSNYPTRERASFNRMVMHSAASPTQAPILNPSMVTNEGLGLTTTASGTDISSNSLKDCLPKSAQLLKSVFVKNVGWATQLTSGAVWVQFNDGSQLVVQAGVSSISYTSPNGQTTRYGENEKLPDYIKQKLQCLSSILLMFSNPTPNFH, encoded by the exons ATGGCGACCTGCATCGGGGAGAAGATCGAG gaTTTTAAAGTTGGAAATCTGCTTGGTAAAGGATCATTTGCTGGTGTCTACAGAGCTGAGTCCATTCACACTGGTTTGGAAGTTGCAATCAAAATG ATAGATAAGAAAGCCATGTACAAAGCAGGAATGGTACAGAGAGTCCAAAATGAGGTGAAAATACATTGCCAATTGAAACATCCTTCTATCTTGGAG CTTTATAACTATTTTGAAGATAGCAATTATGTGTATCTGGTATTAGAAATGTGCCATAATGGAGAAATGAACAGGTATCTAAAGAATAGAGTGAAACCCTTCTCAGAAAATGAAG CTCGACACTTCATGCACCAGATCATCACAGGGATGTTGTATCTTCATTCTCATGGTATACTACACCGGGACCTCACACTTTCTAACCTCCTACTGACTCGTAATATGAACATCAAGATTGCTGATTTTGGGCTGGCAACTCAACTGAAAATGCCACATGAAAAGCACTATACATTATGTGGAACTCCTAACTACATTTCACCAGAAATTGCCACTCGAAGTGCACATGGCCTTGAATCTGATGTTTGGTCCCTGGGCTGTATGTTTTATACATTACTTATCGGGAGACCACCCTTCGACACTGACACAGTCAAGAACACAttaaataaagtagtattggcAGATTATGAAATGCCATCTTTTTTGTCAATAGAGGCCAAGGACCTTATTCACCAGTTACTTCGTAGAAATCCAGCAGATCGTTTAAGTCTGTCTTCAGTATTGGACCATCCTTTTATGTCCCGAAATTCTTCAACAAAAAGTAAAGATTTAGGAACTGTGGAAGACTCAATTGATAGTGGGCATGCCACAATTTCTACTGCAATTACAGCTTCTTCCAGTACCAGTATAAGTGGTAGTTTATTTGACAAAAGAAGACTTTTGATTGGTCAGCCACTCCCAAATAAAATGACTGTATTTCCAAAGAATAAAAGTTcaactgatttttcttcttcaggagATGGAAACAGTTTTTATACTCAGTGGGGAAATCAAGAAACCAGTAATAGTGGAAGGGGAAGAGTAATTCAAGATGCAGAAGAAAGGCCACATTCTCGATACCTTCGTAGAGCTTATTCCTCTGATAGATCTGGCACTTCTAATAGTCAGTCTCAAGCAAAAACATATACAATGGAACGATGTCACTCAGCAGAAATGCTTTCAGTGTCCAAAAGATCAGGAGGAGGTGAAAATGAAGAGAGGTACTCACCCACAGACAACAATGCCaacatttttaacttctttaaagAAAAGACATCCAGTAGTTCTGGATCTTTTGAAAGACCTGATAACAATCAAGCACT ctcCAATCATCTTTGTCCAGGAAAAACTCCTTTTCCATTTGCAGACCCGACACCTCAGACTGAAACCGTACAACAGTGGTTTGGGAATCTGCAAATAAATG CTCATTTAAGAAAAACTACTGAATATGACAGCATCAGCCCAAACCGGGACTTCCAGGGCCATCCAGATTTGCAGAAGGACACATCAAAAAATGCCTGGACTGATACAAAAGTCAAAAAGAACTCTGATGCTTCTGATAATGCACATTCTGTAAAACAGCAAAATACCATGAAATATATGACTGCACTTCACAGTAAACCTGAGATAATCCAACAAGAATGTGTTTTTGGCTCAGATCCTCTTTCtgaacagagcaagactaggGGTATGGAGCCACCATGGGGTTATCAGAATCGTACATTAAGAAGCATTACATCTCCGTTGGTTGCTCACAGGTTAAAACCAAtcagacagaaaaccaaaaaggCTGTG gtgagcATACTTGATTCAGAGGAGGTGTGTGTGGAGCTTGTAAAGGAGTATGCATCTCAAGAATATGTGAAAGAAGTTCTTCAGATATCTAGTGATGGAAATACG aaaaataCTGGCGAAAATATCAATATGCTTCCAG gggtaaaaatacacaaaacagaaGATTTCATTCAGGTGATTGAAAAGACAGGGAAGTCTtacactttaaaaagtgaaagtgaaGTTAATAGCTTGAAAGAGGAGATAAAAATGTATATGGACCATGCTAATGAG GGTCATCGTATTTGTTTAGCACTGGAATCCATAAtttcagaagaggaaaggaaaactaGGAGTGCTCCCTTTTTCCCAATAATCATAGGAAG AAAACCTGGTAGTACTAGTTCACCTAAGGCCTTATCACCTCCTCCTTCTGTGGATTCAAATTACCCAACGAGAGAGAGAGCATCTTTCAACAGAATGGTCATGCATAGTGCTGCTTCTCCAACACAGGCACCAATCCTTAATCCCTCT ATGGTTACAAATGAAGGACTTGGTCTTACAACTACAGCTTCTGGAACAGACATCTCTTCTAATAGTCTAAAAGATTGTCTTCCTAAATCAGCACAACTTTTGAAATctgtttttgtgaaaaatgttggTTGGGCTACACAG ttaaCTAGTGGAGCTGTGTGGGTTCAGTTTAATGATGGGTCCCAGTTGGTTGTGCAGGCAGGAGTGTCTTCTATCAGTTATACCTCACCAAATGGTCAAACAACTAG gtatggagaaaatgaaaaattaccaGACTACATCAAACAGAAATTACAGTGTCTGTCTTCCATCCTTTTGATGTTTTCTAATCCGACTCCTAATTTTCATTGA
- the PLK4 gene encoding serine/threonine-protein kinase PLK4 isoform 14 (isoform 14 is encoded by transcript variant 14) has product MATCIGEKIEDFKVGNLLGKGSFAGVYRAESIHTGLEVAIKMIDKKAMYKAGMVQRVQNEVKIHCQLKHPSILELYNYFEDSNYVYLVLEMCHNGEMNRYLKNRVKPFSENEARHFMHQIITGMLYLHSHGDGNSFYTQWGNQETSNSGRGRVIQDAEERPHSRYLRRAYSSDRSGTSNSQSQAKTYTMERCHSAEMLSVSKRSGGGENEERYSPTDNNANIFNFFKEKTSSSSGSFERPDNNQALSNHLCPGKTPFPFADPTPQTETVQQWFGNLQINAHLRKTTEYDSISPNRDFQGHPDLQKDTSKNAWTDTKVKKNSDASDNAHSVKQQNTMKYMTALHSKPEIIQQECVFGSDPLSEQSKTRGMEPPWGYQNRTLRSITSPLVAHRLKPIRQKTKKAVVSILDSEEVCVELVKEYASQEYVKEVLQISSDGNTITIYYPNGGRGFPLADRPPSPTDNISRYSFDNLPEKYWRKYQYASRFVQLVRSKSPKITYFTRYAKCILMENSPGADFEVWFYDGVKIHKTEDFIQVIEKTGKSYTLKSESEVNSLKEEIKMYMDHANEGHRICLALESIISEEERKTRSAPFFPIIIGRKPGSTSSPKALSPPPSVDSNYPTRERASFNRMVMHSAASPTQAPILNPSMVTNEGLGLTTTASGTDISSNSLKDCLPKSAQLLKSVFVKNVGWATQLTSGAVWVQFNDGSQLVVQAGVSSISYTSPNGQTTRYGENEKLPDYIKQKLQCLSSILLMFSNPTPNFH; this is encoded by the exons ATGGCGACCTGCATCGGGGAGAAGATCGAG gaTTTTAAAGTTGGAAATCTGCTTGGTAAAGGATCATTTGCTGGTGTCTACAGAGCTGAGTCCATTCACACTGGTTTGGAAGTTGCAATCAAAATG ATAGATAAGAAAGCCATGTACAAAGCAGGAATGGTACAGAGAGTCCAAAATGAGGTGAAAATACATTGCCAATTGAAACATCCTTCTATCTTGGAG CTTTATAACTATTTTGAAGATAGCAATTATGTGTATCTGGTATTAGAAATGTGCCATAATGGAGAAATGAACAGGTATCTAAAGAATAGAGTGAAACCCTTCTCAGAAAATGAAG CTCGACACTTCATGCACCAGATCATCACAGGGATGTTGTATCTTCATTCTCATG gagATGGAAACAGTTTTTATACTCAGTGGGGAAATCAAGAAACCAGTAATAGTGGAAGGGGAAGAGTAATTCAAGATGCAGAAGAAAGGCCACATTCTCGATACCTTCGTAGAGCTTATTCCTCTGATAGATCTGGCACTTCTAATAGTCAGTCTCAAGCAAAAACATATACAATGGAACGATGTCACTCAGCAGAAATGCTTTCAGTGTCCAAAAGATCAGGAGGAGGTGAAAATGAAGAGAGGTACTCACCCACAGACAACAATGCCaacatttttaacttctttaaagAAAAGACATCCAGTAGTTCTGGATCTTTTGAAAGACCTGATAACAATCAAGCACT ctcCAATCATCTTTGTCCAGGAAAAACTCCTTTTCCATTTGCAGACCCGACACCTCAGACTGAAACCGTACAACAGTGGTTTGGGAATCTGCAAATAAATG CTCATTTAAGAAAAACTACTGAATATGACAGCATCAGCCCAAACCGGGACTTCCAGGGCCATCCAGATTTGCAGAAGGACACATCAAAAAATGCCTGGACTGATACAAAAGTCAAAAAGAACTCTGATGCTTCTGATAATGCACATTCTGTAAAACAGCAAAATACCATGAAATATATGACTGCACTTCACAGTAAACCTGAGATAATCCAACAAGAATGTGTTTTTGGCTCAGATCCTCTTTCtgaacagagcaagactaggGGTATGGAGCCACCATGGGGTTATCAGAATCGTACATTAAGAAGCATTACATCTCCGTTGGTTGCTCACAGGTTAAAACCAAtcagacagaaaaccaaaaaggCTGTG gtgagcATACTTGATTCAGAGGAGGTGTGTGTGGAGCTTGTAAAGGAGTATGCATCTCAAGAATATGTGAAAGAAGTTCTTCAGATATCTAGTGATGGAAATACG ATCACTATTTATTATCCAAATGGTGGTAGAGGTTTTCCTCTTGCTGATAGACCACCCTCACCTACTGACAACATCAGTAGGTACAGCTTTGACAATTTACCAG aaaaataCTGGCGAAAATATCAATATGCTTCCAGGTTTGTACAGCTTGTAAGATCTAAATCTCCCAAAATCACTTATTTTACAAGATATGCTAAATGCATTTTGATGGAGAATTCTCCTGGTGCTGATTTTGAGGTTTGGTTTTATGATG gggtaaaaatacacaaaacagaaGATTTCATTCAGGTGATTGAAAAGACAGGGAAGTCTtacactttaaaaagtgaaagtgaaGTTAATAGCTTGAAAGAGGAGATAAAAATGTATATGGACCATGCTAATGAG GGTCATCGTATTTGTTTAGCACTGGAATCCATAAtttcagaagaggaaaggaaaactaGGAGTGCTCCCTTTTTCCCAATAATCATAGGAAG AAAACCTGGTAGTACTAGTTCACCTAAGGCCTTATCACCTCCTCCTTCTGTGGATTCAAATTACCCAACGAGAGAGAGAGCATCTTTCAACAGAATGGTCATGCATAGTGCTGCTTCTCCAACACAGGCACCAATCCTTAATCCCTCT ATGGTTACAAATGAAGGACTTGGTCTTACAACTACAGCTTCTGGAACAGACATCTCTTCTAATAGTCTAAAAGATTGTCTTCCTAAATCAGCACAACTTTTGAAATctgtttttgtgaaaaatgttggTTGGGCTACACAG ttaaCTAGTGGAGCTGTGTGGGTTCAGTTTAATGATGGGTCCCAGTTGGTTGTGCAGGCAGGAGTGTCTTCTATCAGTTATACCTCACCAAATGGTCAAACAACTAG gtatggagaaaatgaaaaattaccaGACTACATCAAACAGAAATTACAGTGTCTGTCTTCCATCCTTTTGATGTTTTCTAATCCGACTCCTAATTTTCATTGA
- the PLK4 gene encoding serine/threonine-protein kinase PLK4 isoform 6 (isoform 6 is encoded by transcript variant 6), with protein MATCIGEKIEDFKVGNLLGKGSFAGVYRAESIHTGLEVAIKMIDKKAMYKAGMVQRVQNEVKIHCQLKHPSILELYNYFEDSNYVYLVLEMCHNGEMNRYLKNRVKPFSENEARHFMHQIITGMLYLHSHGILHRDLTLSNLLLTRNMNIKIADFGLATQLKMPHEKHYTLCGTPNYISPEIATRSAHGLESDVWSLGCMFYTLLIGRPPFDTDTVKNTLNKVVLADYEMPSFLSIEAKDLIHQLLRRNPADRLSLSSVLDHPFMSRNSSTKSKDLGTVEDSIDSGHATISTAITASSSTSISGSLFDKRRLLIGQPLPNKMTVFPKNKSSTDFSSSGDGNSFYTQWGNQETSNSGRGRVIQDAEERPHSRYLRRAYSSDRSGTSNSQSQAKTYTMERCHSAEMLSVSKRSGGGENEESSNHLCPGKTPFPFADPTPQTETVQQWFGNLQINAHLRKTTEYDSISPNRDFQGHPDLQKDTSKNAWTDTKVKKNSDASDNAHSVKQQNTMKYMTALHSKPEIIQQECVFGSDPLSEQSKTRGMEPPWGYQNRTLRSITSPLVAHRLKPIRQKTKKAVVSILDSEEVCVELVKEYASQEYVKEVLQISSDGNTITIYYPNGGRGFPLADRPPSPTDNISRYSFDNLPEKYWRKYQYASRFVQLVRSKSPKITYFTRYAKCILMENSPGADFEVWFYDGVKIHKTEDFIQVIEKTGKSYTLKSESEVNSLKEEIKMYMDHANEGHRICLALESIISEEERKTRSAPFFPIIIGRKPGSTSSPKALSPPPSVDSNYPTRERASFNRMVMHSAASPTQAPILNPSMVTNEGLGLTTTASGTDISSNSLKDCLPKSAQLLKSVFVKNVGWATQLTSGAVWVQFNDGSQLVVQAGVSSISYTSPNGQTTRYGENEKLPDYIKQKLQCLSSILLMFSNPTPNFH; from the exons ATGGCGACCTGCATCGGGGAGAAGATCGAG gaTTTTAAAGTTGGAAATCTGCTTGGTAAAGGATCATTTGCTGGTGTCTACAGAGCTGAGTCCATTCACACTGGTTTGGAAGTTGCAATCAAAATG ATAGATAAGAAAGCCATGTACAAAGCAGGAATGGTACAGAGAGTCCAAAATGAGGTGAAAATACATTGCCAATTGAAACATCCTTCTATCTTGGAG CTTTATAACTATTTTGAAGATAGCAATTATGTGTATCTGGTATTAGAAATGTGCCATAATGGAGAAATGAACAGGTATCTAAAGAATAGAGTGAAACCCTTCTCAGAAAATGAAG CTCGACACTTCATGCACCAGATCATCACAGGGATGTTGTATCTTCATTCTCATGGTATACTACACCGGGACCTCACACTTTCTAACCTCCTACTGACTCGTAATATGAACATCAAGATTGCTGATTTTGGGCTGGCAACTCAACTGAAAATGCCACATGAAAAGCACTATACATTATGTGGAACTCCTAACTACATTTCACCAGAAATTGCCACTCGAAGTGCACATGGCCTTGAATCTGATGTTTGGTCCCTGGGCTGTATGTTTTATACATTACTTATCGGGAGACCACCCTTCGACACTGACACAGTCAAGAACACAttaaataaagtagtattggcAGATTATGAAATGCCATCTTTTTTGTCAATAGAGGCCAAGGACCTTATTCACCAGTTACTTCGTAGAAATCCAGCAGATCGTTTAAGTCTGTCTTCAGTATTGGACCATCCTTTTATGTCCCGAAATTCTTCAACAAAAAGTAAAGATTTAGGAACTGTGGAAGACTCAATTGATAGTGGGCATGCCACAATTTCTACTGCAATTACAGCTTCTTCCAGTACCAGTATAAGTGGTAGTTTATTTGACAAAAGAAGACTTTTGATTGGTCAGCCACTCCCAAATAAAATGACTGTATTTCCAAAGAATAAAAGTTcaactgatttttcttcttcaggagATGGAAACAGTTTTTATACTCAGTGGGGAAATCAAGAAACCAGTAATAGTGGAAGGGGAAGAGTAATTCAAGATGCAGAAGAAAGGCCACATTCTCGATACCTTCGTAGAGCTTATTCCTCTGATAGATCTGGCACTTCTAATAGTCAGTCTCAAGCAAAAACATATACAATGGAACGATGTCACTCAGCAGAAATGCTTTCAGTGTCCAAAAGATCAGGAGGAGGTGAAAATGAAGAGAG ctcCAATCATCTTTGTCCAGGAAAAACTCCTTTTCCATTTGCAGACCCGACACCTCAGACTGAAACCGTACAACAGTGGTTTGGGAATCTGCAAATAAATG CTCATTTAAGAAAAACTACTGAATATGACAGCATCAGCCCAAACCGGGACTTCCAGGGCCATCCAGATTTGCAGAAGGACACATCAAAAAATGCCTGGACTGATACAAAAGTCAAAAAGAACTCTGATGCTTCTGATAATGCACATTCTGTAAAACAGCAAAATACCATGAAATATATGACTGCACTTCACAGTAAACCTGAGATAATCCAACAAGAATGTGTTTTTGGCTCAGATCCTCTTTCtgaacagagcaagactaggGGTATGGAGCCACCATGGGGTTATCAGAATCGTACATTAAGAAGCATTACATCTCCGTTGGTTGCTCACAGGTTAAAACCAAtcagacagaaaaccaaaaaggCTGTG gtgagcATACTTGATTCAGAGGAGGTGTGTGTGGAGCTTGTAAAGGAGTATGCATCTCAAGAATATGTGAAAGAAGTTCTTCAGATATCTAGTGATGGAAATACG ATCACTATTTATTATCCAAATGGTGGTAGAGGTTTTCCTCTTGCTGATAGACCACCCTCACCTACTGACAACATCAGTAGGTACAGCTTTGACAATTTACCAG aaaaataCTGGCGAAAATATCAATATGCTTCCAGGTTTGTACAGCTTGTAAGATCTAAATCTCCCAAAATCACTTATTTTACAAGATATGCTAAATGCATTTTGATGGAGAATTCTCCTGGTGCTGATTTTGAGGTTTGGTTTTATGATG gggtaaaaatacacaaaacagaaGATTTCATTCAGGTGATTGAAAAGACAGGGAAGTCTtacactttaaaaagtgaaagtgaaGTTAATAGCTTGAAAGAGGAGATAAAAATGTATATGGACCATGCTAATGAG GGTCATCGTATTTGTTTAGCACTGGAATCCATAAtttcagaagaggaaaggaaaactaGGAGTGCTCCCTTTTTCCCAATAATCATAGGAAG AAAACCTGGTAGTACTAGTTCACCTAAGGCCTTATCACCTCCTCCTTCTGTGGATTCAAATTACCCAACGAGAGAGAGAGCATCTTTCAACAGAATGGTCATGCATAGTGCTGCTTCTCCAACACAGGCACCAATCCTTAATCCCTCT ATGGTTACAAATGAAGGACTTGGTCTTACAACTACAGCTTCTGGAACAGACATCTCTTCTAATAGTCTAAAAGATTGTCTTCCTAAATCAGCACAACTTTTGAAATctgtttttgtgaaaaatgttggTTGGGCTACACAG ttaaCTAGTGGAGCTGTGTGGGTTCAGTTTAATGATGGGTCCCAGTTGGTTGTGCAGGCAGGAGTGTCTTCTATCAGTTATACCTCACCAAATGGTCAAACAACTAG gtatggagaaaatgaaaaattaccaGACTACATCAAACAGAAATTACAGTGTCTGTCTTCCATCCTTTTGATGTTTTCTAATCCGACTCCTAATTTTCATTGA
- the PLK4 gene encoding serine/threonine-protein kinase PLK4 isoform 13 (isoform 13 is encoded by transcript variant 13), translating to MATCIGEKIEDFKVGNLLGKGSFAGVYRAESIHTGLEVAIKMIDKKAMYKAGMVQRVQNEVKIHCQLKHPSILELYNYFEDSNYVYLVLEMCHNGEMNRYLKNRVKPFSENEARHFMHQIITGMLYLHSHGILHRDLTLSNLLLTRNMNIKIADFGLATQLKMPHEKHYTLCGTPNYISPEIATRSAHGLESDVWSLGCMFYTLLIGRPPFDTDTVKNTLNKVVLADYEMPSFLSIEAKDLIHQLLRRNPADRLSLSSVLDHPFMSRNSSTKSKDLGTVEDSIDSGHATISTAITASSSTSISGSLFDKRRLLIGQPLPNKMTVFPKNKSSTDFSSSGDGNSFYTQWGNQETSNSGRGRVIQDAEERPHSRYLRRAYSSDRSGTSNSQSQAKTYTMERCHSAEMLSVSKRSGGGENEESSNHLCPGKTPFPFADPTPQTETVQQWFGNLQINAHLRKTTEYDSISPNRDFQGHPDLQKDTSKNAWTDTKVKKNSDASDNAHSVKQQNTMKYMTALHSKPEIIQQECVFGSDPLSEQSKTRGMEPPWGYQNRTLRSITSPLVAHRLKPIRQKTKKAVVSILDSEEVCVELVKEYASQEYVKEVLQISSDGNTKNTGENINMLPGVKIHKTEDFIQVIEKTGKSYTLKSESEVNSLKEEIKMYMDHANEGHRICLALESIISEEERKTRSAPFFPIIIGRKPGSTSSPKALSPPPSVDSNYPTRERASFNRMVMHSAASPTQAPILNPSMVTNEGLGLTTTASGTDISSNSLKDCLPKSAQLLKSVFVKNVGWATQLTSGAVWVQFNDGSQLVVQAGVSSISYTSPNGQTTRYGENEKLPDYIKQKLQCLSSILLMFSNPTPNFH from the exons ATGGCGACCTGCATCGGGGAGAAGATCGAG gaTTTTAAAGTTGGAAATCTGCTTGGTAAAGGATCATTTGCTGGTGTCTACAGAGCTGAGTCCATTCACACTGGTTTGGAAGTTGCAATCAAAATG ATAGATAAGAAAGCCATGTACAAAGCAGGAATGGTACAGAGAGTCCAAAATGAGGTGAAAATACATTGCCAATTGAAACATCCTTCTATCTTGGAG CTTTATAACTATTTTGAAGATAGCAATTATGTGTATCTGGTATTAGAAATGTGCCATAATGGAGAAATGAACAGGTATCTAAAGAATAGAGTGAAACCCTTCTCAGAAAATGAAG CTCGACACTTCATGCACCAGATCATCACAGGGATGTTGTATCTTCATTCTCATGGTATACTACACCGGGACCTCACACTTTCTAACCTCCTACTGACTCGTAATATGAACATCAAGATTGCTGATTTTGGGCTGGCAACTCAACTGAAAATGCCACATGAAAAGCACTATACATTATGTGGAACTCCTAACTACATTTCACCAGAAATTGCCACTCGAAGTGCACATGGCCTTGAATCTGATGTTTGGTCCCTGGGCTGTATGTTTTATACATTACTTATCGGGAGACCACCCTTCGACACTGACACAGTCAAGAACACAttaaataaagtagtattggcAGATTATGAAATGCCATCTTTTTTGTCAATAGAGGCCAAGGACCTTATTCACCAGTTACTTCGTAGAAATCCAGCAGATCGTTTAAGTCTGTCTTCAGTATTGGACCATCCTTTTATGTCCCGAAATTCTTCAACAAAAAGTAAAGATTTAGGAACTGTGGAAGACTCAATTGATAGTGGGCATGCCACAATTTCTACTGCAATTACAGCTTCTTCCAGTACCAGTATAAGTGGTAGTTTATTTGACAAAAGAAGACTTTTGATTGGTCAGCCACTCCCAAATAAAATGACTGTATTTCCAAAGAATAAAAGTTcaactgatttttcttcttcaggagATGGAAACAGTTTTTATACTCAGTGGGGAAATCAAGAAACCAGTAATAGTGGAAGGGGAAGAGTAATTCAAGATGCAGAAGAAAGGCCACATTCTCGATACCTTCGTAGAGCTTATTCCTCTGATAGATCTGGCACTTCTAATAGTCAGTCTCAAGCAAAAACATATACAATGGAACGATGTCACTCAGCAGAAATGCTTTCAGTGTCCAAAAGATCAGGAGGAGGTGAAAATGAAGAGAG ctcCAATCATCTTTGTCCAGGAAAAACTCCTTTTCCATTTGCAGACCCGACACCTCAGACTGAAACCGTACAACAGTGGTTTGGGAATCTGCAAATAAATG CTCATTTAAGAAAAACTACTGAATATGACAGCATCAGCCCAAACCGGGACTTCCAGGGCCATCCAGATTTGCAGAAGGACACATCAAAAAATGCCTGGACTGATACAAAAGTCAAAAAGAACTCTGATGCTTCTGATAATGCACATTCTGTAAAACAGCAAAATACCATGAAATATATGACTGCACTTCACAGTAAACCTGAGATAATCCAACAAGAATGTGTTTTTGGCTCAGATCCTCTTTCtgaacagagcaagactaggGGTATGGAGCCACCATGGGGTTATCAGAATCGTACATTAAGAAGCATTACATCTCCGTTGGTTGCTCACAGGTTAAAACCAAtcagacagaaaaccaaaaaggCTGTG gtgagcATACTTGATTCAGAGGAGGTGTGTGTGGAGCTTGTAAAGGAGTATGCATCTCAAGAATATGTGAAAGAAGTTCTTCAGATATCTAGTGATGGAAATACG aaaaataCTGGCGAAAATATCAATATGCTTCCAG gggtaaaaatacacaaaacagaaGATTTCATTCAGGTGATTGAAAAGACAGGGAAGTCTtacactttaaaaagtgaaagtgaaGTTAATAGCTTGAAAGAGGAGATAAAAATGTATATGGACCATGCTAATGAG GGTCATCGTATTTGTTTAGCACTGGAATCCATAAtttcagaagaggaaaggaaaactaGGAGTGCTCCCTTTTTCCCAATAATCATAGGAAG AAAACCTGGTAGTACTAGTTCACCTAAGGCCTTATCACCTCCTCCTTCTGTGGATTCAAATTACCCAACGAGAGAGAGAGCATCTTTCAACAGAATGGTCATGCATAGTGCTGCTTCTCCAACACAGGCACCAATCCTTAATCCCTCT ATGGTTACAAATGAAGGACTTGGTCTTACAACTACAGCTTCTGGAACAGACATCTCTTCTAATAGTCTAAAAGATTGTCTTCCTAAATCAGCACAACTTTTGAAATctgtttttgtgaaaaatgttggTTGGGCTACACAG ttaaCTAGTGGAGCTGTGTGGGTTCAGTTTAATGATGGGTCCCAGTTGGTTGTGCAGGCAGGAGTGTCTTCTATCAGTTATACCTCACCAAATGGTCAAACAACTAG gtatggagaaaatgaaaaattaccaGACTACATCAAACAGAAATTACAGTGTCTGTCTTCCATCCTTTTGATGTTTTCTAATCCGACTCCTAATTTTCATTGA